The following proteins are co-located in the Penaeus vannamei isolate JL-2024 chromosome 34, ASM4276789v1, whole genome shotgun sequence genome:
- the LOC113817041 gene encoding extended synaptotagmin-2 isoform X4, giving the protein MEMVCSRLCCALCSCLSGTTDSVSDKVTFPDMESAEWLNLLIRQLWPSAEQYANELCRNTIGPALRSALEVYKLKSFRFEEVELGQTPPRFTGIKVYDDQALPEVVMDVDCEYFGDGKIKASISDMPIGIEDMQLSGRLRIVMKPLVKDLPLVGGVHVLFLGKPKLSYNLTGTANVLDLPVVKSILYRAVEEQVERLMVMPNKLPIQIVNSIDVADFMCPVPSGVVRLHIIEAENLAKKDIGILNMNKPDPYCIMRIGLQNFKTETFKNTSNPKWDACKEYLCSSDTRFGNKIHFEVFDHDRMTDDDFIFMTNLDFQEIWKNEIDTWLRPTESNSGSLHIKATWYDLSDSADSLQIQLEEMCALQLPTKKPLHSAVLVVWVDAAKNLSEPDTFVRVIVDDVKKESTVRERTKDPVYREGFVFLIRNPWTQKLRLEVIDRRRTERRLGRVEVDLNSVLNEPKLEVRGKEFDLQDSGDEEERATLKLNIILRILKKAATETNERVAVE; this is encoded by the exons CTGATCCGCCAGCTGTGGCCGAGCGCGGAGCAGTATGCAAATGAGCTGTGCAGAAACACCATTGGGCCGGCCCTCCGCTCGGCCCTCGAGGTGTACAAGCTCAAGTCCTTCCGCTTCGAGGAGGTCGAGCTCGGCCAGACGCCGCCGAGGTTTACGGGGATCAAGGTGTACGATGACCAGGCGCTGCCGGAGGTCGTCATGGATGTGGACTGCGA GTATTTCGGTGACGGCAAGATCAAGGCGAGTATATCGGATATGCCAATCGGGATCGAAGATATGCAG TTGAGTGGGAGGTTACGAATCGTGATGAAGCCTTTGGTGAAGGACCTCCCTCTGGTGGGCGGAGTTCACGTTCTGTTCCTTGGCAAGCCGAAGCTCTCGTACAATCTTACTGGTACTGCCAATGTCCTGGATCTGCCTGTAGTCAA GAGCATCTTGTATAGGGCGGTGGAGGAACAGGTTGAGCGGCTGATGGTGATGCCCAACAAGCTTCCCATACAAATAGTGAATAGTATTGACGTGGCTGACTTTATGTGTCCCGTTCCAAGT GGCGTGGTGCGTCTCCACATCATTGAGGCGGAGAACCTCGCGAAAAAGGACATTGGGATTCTGAACATGAACAAGCCCGATCCTTACTGCATCATGCGCATTGGCTTGCAGAACTTCAAGACGGAGACCTTTAAGAACACGTCGAATCCGAAGTGGGACGCTTGCAAGGAG tacTTGTGCAGCTCCGACACCAGGTTTGGAAATAAGATTCACTTCGAAGTCTTCGACCATGACCGCATGACCGACGATGATTTTATCTTCAT GACTAATCTGGACTTCCAAGAAATTTGGAAAAATGAAATCGATACG tggCTGCGTCCTACCGAGTCTAATTCGGGCAGCCTTCACATCAAAGCCACTTGGTATGATCTGAGTGACTCCGCTGATTCTCTGCAGATT CAGCTGGAAGAAATGTGCGCCCTGCAACTGCCGACAAAAAAGCCATTGCACAGCGCAGTGCTCGTAGTTTGGGTAGACGCCGCCAAGAATCTC AGTGAGCCAGACACATTCGTGAGGGTCATCGTCGATGACGTGAAGAAGGAATCGACGGTGAGGGAACGCACGAAGGACCCGGTCTACAGGGAGGGCTTCGTGTTCCTGATCCGGAATCCGTGGACGCAGAAACTAAGGCTGGAG gtAATCGACAGAAGACGAACAGAACGTCGTCTAGGCAGAGTGGAGGTGGACCTGAACAGCGTCTTGAATGAGCCCAAGTTGGAGGTCAGAGGGAAGGAGTTCGACCTCCAGGACAGTGGCGATGAAGAGGAAAGGGCAACACTCAAGTTAAACATTATACTGAGG ATTCTAAAGAAAGCTGCCACAGAGACTAACGAAAGAGTTGCTGTTGAATGA
- the LOC113817041 gene encoding extended synaptotagmin-2 isoform X2 has product MEMVCSRLCCALCSCLSGTTDSVSDKVTFPDMESAEWLNLLIRQLWPSAEQYANELCRNTIGPALRSALEVYKLKSFRFEEVELGQTPPRFTGIKVYDDQALPEVVMDVDCEYFGDGKIKASISDMPIGIEDMQLSGRLRIVMKPLVKDLPLVGGVHVLFLGKPKLSYNLTGTANVLDLPVVKSILYRAVEEQVERLMVMPNKLPIQIVNSIDVADFMCPVPSGVVRLHIIEAENLAKKDIGILNMNKPDPYCIMRIGLQNFKTETFKNTSNPKWDACKEYLCSSDTRFGNKIHFEVFDHDRMTDDDFIFMTNLDFQEIWKNEIDTWLRPTESNSGSLHIKATWYDLSDSADSLQIQLEEMCALQLPTKKPLHSAVLVVWVDAAKNLVSRHRFRKKSEPDTFVRVIVDDVKKESTVRERTKDPVYREGFVFLIRNPWTQKLRLEVIDRRRTERRLGRVEVDLNSVLNEPKLEVRGKEFDLQDSGDEEERATLKLNIILRILKKAATETNERVAVE; this is encoded by the exons CTGATCCGCCAGCTGTGGCCGAGCGCGGAGCAGTATGCAAATGAGCTGTGCAGAAACACCATTGGGCCGGCCCTCCGCTCGGCCCTCGAGGTGTACAAGCTCAAGTCCTTCCGCTTCGAGGAGGTCGAGCTCGGCCAGACGCCGCCGAGGTTTACGGGGATCAAGGTGTACGATGACCAGGCGCTGCCGGAGGTCGTCATGGATGTGGACTGCGA GTATTTCGGTGACGGCAAGATCAAGGCGAGTATATCGGATATGCCAATCGGGATCGAAGATATGCAG TTGAGTGGGAGGTTACGAATCGTGATGAAGCCTTTGGTGAAGGACCTCCCTCTGGTGGGCGGAGTTCACGTTCTGTTCCTTGGCAAGCCGAAGCTCTCGTACAATCTTACTGGTACTGCCAATGTCCTGGATCTGCCTGTAGTCAA GAGCATCTTGTATAGGGCGGTGGAGGAACAGGTTGAGCGGCTGATGGTGATGCCCAACAAGCTTCCCATACAAATAGTGAATAGTATTGACGTGGCTGACTTTATGTGTCCCGTTCCAAGT GGCGTGGTGCGTCTCCACATCATTGAGGCGGAGAACCTCGCGAAAAAGGACATTGGGATTCTGAACATGAACAAGCCCGATCCTTACTGCATCATGCGCATTGGCTTGCAGAACTTCAAGACGGAGACCTTTAAGAACACGTCGAATCCGAAGTGGGACGCTTGCAAGGAG tacTTGTGCAGCTCCGACACCAGGTTTGGAAATAAGATTCACTTCGAAGTCTTCGACCATGACCGCATGACCGACGATGATTTTATCTTCAT GACTAATCTGGACTTCCAAGAAATTTGGAAAAATGAAATCGATACG tggCTGCGTCCTACCGAGTCTAATTCGGGCAGCCTTCACATCAAAGCCACTTGGTATGATCTGAGTGACTCCGCTGATTCTCTGCAGATT CAGCTGGAAGAAATGTGCGCCCTGCAACTGCCGACAAAAAAGCCATTGCACAGCGCAGTGCTCGTAGTTTGGGTAGACGCCGCCAAGAATCTCGTAAGTCGACATCGCTTTAGAAAAAAG AGTGAGCCAGACACATTCGTGAGGGTCATCGTCGATGACGTGAAGAAGGAATCGACGGTGAGGGAACGCACGAAGGACCCGGTCTACAGGGAGGGCTTCGTGTTCCTGATCCGGAATCCGTGGACGCAGAAACTAAGGCTGGAG gtAATCGACAGAAGACGAACAGAACGTCGTCTAGGCAGAGTGGAGGTGGACCTGAACAGCGTCTTGAATGAGCCCAAGTTGGAGGTCAGAGGGAAGGAGTTCGACCTCCAGGACAGTGGCGATGAAGAGGAAAGGGCAACACTCAAGTTAAACATTATACTGAGG ATTCTAAAGAAAGCTGCCACAGAGACTAACGAAAGAGTTGCTGTTGAATGA
- the LOC113817041 gene encoding extended synaptotagmin-2 isoform X7, with translation MESAEWLNLLIRQLWPSAEQYANELCRNTIGPALRSALEVYKLKSFRFEEVELGQTPPRFTGIKVYDDQALPEVVMDVDCEYFGDGKIKASISDMPIGIEDMQLSGRLRIVMKPLVKDLPLVGGVHVLFLGKPKLSYNLTGTANVLDLPVVKSILYRAVEEQVERLMVMPNKLPIQIVNSIDVADFMCPVPSGVVRLHIIEAENLAKKDIGILNMNKPDPYCIMRIGLQNFKTETFKNTSNPKWDACKEYLCSSDTRFGNKIHFEVFDHDRMTDDDFIFMTNLDFQEIWKNEIDTWLRPTESNSGSLHIKATWYDLSDSADSLQIQLEEMCALQLPTKKPLHSAVLVVWVDAAKNLVSRHRFRKKSEPDTFVRVIVDDVKKESTVRERTKDPVYREGFVFLIRNPWTQKLRLEVIDRRRTERRLGRVEVDLNSVLNEPKLEVRGKEFDLQDSGDEEERATLKLNIILRILKKAATETNERVAVE, from the exons CTGATCCGCCAGCTGTGGCCGAGCGCGGAGCAGTATGCAAATGAGCTGTGCAGAAACACCATTGGGCCGGCCCTCCGCTCGGCCCTCGAGGTGTACAAGCTCAAGTCCTTCCGCTTCGAGGAGGTCGAGCTCGGCCAGACGCCGCCGAGGTTTACGGGGATCAAGGTGTACGATGACCAGGCGCTGCCGGAGGTCGTCATGGATGTGGACTGCGA GTATTTCGGTGACGGCAAGATCAAGGCGAGTATATCGGATATGCCAATCGGGATCGAAGATATGCAG TTGAGTGGGAGGTTACGAATCGTGATGAAGCCTTTGGTGAAGGACCTCCCTCTGGTGGGCGGAGTTCACGTTCTGTTCCTTGGCAAGCCGAAGCTCTCGTACAATCTTACTGGTACTGCCAATGTCCTGGATCTGCCTGTAGTCAA GAGCATCTTGTATAGGGCGGTGGAGGAACAGGTTGAGCGGCTGATGGTGATGCCCAACAAGCTTCCCATACAAATAGTGAATAGTATTGACGTGGCTGACTTTATGTGTCCCGTTCCAAGT GGCGTGGTGCGTCTCCACATCATTGAGGCGGAGAACCTCGCGAAAAAGGACATTGGGATTCTGAACATGAACAAGCCCGATCCTTACTGCATCATGCGCATTGGCTTGCAGAACTTCAAGACGGAGACCTTTAAGAACACGTCGAATCCGAAGTGGGACGCTTGCAAGGAG tacTTGTGCAGCTCCGACACCAGGTTTGGAAATAAGATTCACTTCGAAGTCTTCGACCATGACCGCATGACCGACGATGATTTTATCTTCAT GACTAATCTGGACTTCCAAGAAATTTGGAAAAATGAAATCGATACG tggCTGCGTCCTACCGAGTCTAATTCGGGCAGCCTTCACATCAAAGCCACTTGGTATGATCTGAGTGACTCCGCTGATTCTCTGCAGATT CAGCTGGAAGAAATGTGCGCCCTGCAACTGCCGACAAAAAAGCCATTGCACAGCGCAGTGCTCGTAGTTTGGGTAGACGCCGCCAAGAATCTCGTAAGTCGACATCGCTTTAGAAAAAAG AGTGAGCCAGACACATTCGTGAGGGTCATCGTCGATGACGTGAAGAAGGAATCGACGGTGAGGGAACGCACGAAGGACCCGGTCTACAGGGAGGGCTTCGTGTTCCTGATCCGGAATCCGTGGACGCAGAAACTAAGGCTGGAG gtAATCGACAGAAGACGAACAGAACGTCGTCTAGGCAGAGTGGAGGTGGACCTGAACAGCGTCTTGAATGAGCCCAAGTTGGAGGTCAGAGGGAAGGAGTTCGACCTCCAGGACAGTGGCGATGAAGAGGAAAGGGCAACACTCAAGTTAAACATTATACTGAGG ATTCTAAAGAAAGCTGCCACAGAGACTAACGAAAGAGTTGCTGTTGAATGA
- the LOC113817041 gene encoding extended synaptotagmin-2 isoform X6: MFCLVTFPDMESAEWLNLLIRQLWPSAEQYANELCRNTIGPALRSALEVYKLKSFRFEEVELGQTPPRFTGIKVYDDQALPEVVMDVDCEYFGDGKIKASISDMPIGIEDMQLSGRLRIVMKPLVKDLPLVGGVHVLFLGKPKLSYNLTGTANVLDLPVVKSILYRAVEEQVERLMVMPNKLPIQIVNSIDVADFMCPVPSGVVRLHIIEAENLAKKDIGILNMNKPDPYCIMRIGLQNFKTETFKNTSNPKWDACKEYLCSSDTRFGNKIHFEVFDHDRMTDDDFIFMTNLDFQEIWKNEIDTWLRPTESNSGSLHIKATWYDLSDSADSLQIQLEEMCALQLPTKKPLHSAVLVVWVDAAKNLVSRHRFRKKSEPDTFVRVIVDDVKKESTVRERTKDPVYREGFVFLIRNPWTQKLRLEVIDRRRTERRLGRVEVDLNSVLNEPKLEVRGKEFDLQDSGDEEERATLKLNIILRILKKAATETNERVAVE; this comes from the exons CTGATCCGCCAGCTGTGGCCGAGCGCGGAGCAGTATGCAAATGAGCTGTGCAGAAACACCATTGGGCCGGCCCTCCGCTCGGCCCTCGAGGTGTACAAGCTCAAGTCCTTCCGCTTCGAGGAGGTCGAGCTCGGCCAGACGCCGCCGAGGTTTACGGGGATCAAGGTGTACGATGACCAGGCGCTGCCGGAGGTCGTCATGGATGTGGACTGCGA GTATTTCGGTGACGGCAAGATCAAGGCGAGTATATCGGATATGCCAATCGGGATCGAAGATATGCAG TTGAGTGGGAGGTTACGAATCGTGATGAAGCCTTTGGTGAAGGACCTCCCTCTGGTGGGCGGAGTTCACGTTCTGTTCCTTGGCAAGCCGAAGCTCTCGTACAATCTTACTGGTACTGCCAATGTCCTGGATCTGCCTGTAGTCAA GAGCATCTTGTATAGGGCGGTGGAGGAACAGGTTGAGCGGCTGATGGTGATGCCCAACAAGCTTCCCATACAAATAGTGAATAGTATTGACGTGGCTGACTTTATGTGTCCCGTTCCAAGT GGCGTGGTGCGTCTCCACATCATTGAGGCGGAGAACCTCGCGAAAAAGGACATTGGGATTCTGAACATGAACAAGCCCGATCCTTACTGCATCATGCGCATTGGCTTGCAGAACTTCAAGACGGAGACCTTTAAGAACACGTCGAATCCGAAGTGGGACGCTTGCAAGGAG tacTTGTGCAGCTCCGACACCAGGTTTGGAAATAAGATTCACTTCGAAGTCTTCGACCATGACCGCATGACCGACGATGATTTTATCTTCAT GACTAATCTGGACTTCCAAGAAATTTGGAAAAATGAAATCGATACG tggCTGCGTCCTACCGAGTCTAATTCGGGCAGCCTTCACATCAAAGCCACTTGGTATGATCTGAGTGACTCCGCTGATTCTCTGCAGATT CAGCTGGAAGAAATGTGCGCCCTGCAACTGCCGACAAAAAAGCCATTGCACAGCGCAGTGCTCGTAGTTTGGGTAGACGCCGCCAAGAATCTCGTAAGTCGACATCGCTTTAGAAAAAAG AGTGAGCCAGACACATTCGTGAGGGTCATCGTCGATGACGTGAAGAAGGAATCGACGGTGAGGGAACGCACGAAGGACCCGGTCTACAGGGAGGGCTTCGTGTTCCTGATCCGGAATCCGTGGACGCAGAAACTAAGGCTGGAG gtAATCGACAGAAGACGAACAGAACGTCGTCTAGGCAGAGTGGAGGTGGACCTGAACAGCGTCTTGAATGAGCCCAAGTTGGAGGTCAGAGGGAAGGAGTTCGACCTCCAGGACAGTGGCGATGAAGAGGAAAGGGCAACACTCAAGTTAAACATTATACTGAGG ATTCTAAAGAAAGCTGCCACAGAGACTAACGAAAGAGTTGCTGTTGAATGA
- the LOC113817041 gene encoding extended synaptotagmin-2 isoform X8, with amino-acid sequence MESAEWLNLLIRQLWPSAEQYANELCRNTIGPALRSALEVYKLKSFRFEEVELGQTPPRFTGIKVYDDQALPEVVMDVDCEYFGDGKIKASISDMPIGIEDMQLSGRLRIVMKPLVKDLPLVGGVHVLFLGKPKLSYNLTGTANVLDLPVVKSILYRAVEEQVERLMVMPNKLPIQIVNSIDVADFMCPVPSGVVRLHIIEAENLAKKDIGILNMNKPDPYCIMRIGLQNFKTETFKNTSNPKWDACKEYLCSSDTRFGNKIHFEVFDHDRMTDDDFIFMTNLDFQEIWKNEIDTWLRPTESNSGSLHIKATWYDLSDSADSLQIQLEEMCALQLPTKKPLHSAVLVVWVDAAKNLSEPDTFVRVIVDDVKKESTVRERTKDPVYREGFVFLIRNPWTQKLRLEVIDRRRTERRLGRVEVDLNSVLNEPKLEVRGKEFDLQDSGDEEERATLKLNIILRILKKAATETNERVAVE; translated from the exons CTGATCCGCCAGCTGTGGCCGAGCGCGGAGCAGTATGCAAATGAGCTGTGCAGAAACACCATTGGGCCGGCCCTCCGCTCGGCCCTCGAGGTGTACAAGCTCAAGTCCTTCCGCTTCGAGGAGGTCGAGCTCGGCCAGACGCCGCCGAGGTTTACGGGGATCAAGGTGTACGATGACCAGGCGCTGCCGGAGGTCGTCATGGATGTGGACTGCGA GTATTTCGGTGACGGCAAGATCAAGGCGAGTATATCGGATATGCCAATCGGGATCGAAGATATGCAG TTGAGTGGGAGGTTACGAATCGTGATGAAGCCTTTGGTGAAGGACCTCCCTCTGGTGGGCGGAGTTCACGTTCTGTTCCTTGGCAAGCCGAAGCTCTCGTACAATCTTACTGGTACTGCCAATGTCCTGGATCTGCCTGTAGTCAA GAGCATCTTGTATAGGGCGGTGGAGGAACAGGTTGAGCGGCTGATGGTGATGCCCAACAAGCTTCCCATACAAATAGTGAATAGTATTGACGTGGCTGACTTTATGTGTCCCGTTCCAAGT GGCGTGGTGCGTCTCCACATCATTGAGGCGGAGAACCTCGCGAAAAAGGACATTGGGATTCTGAACATGAACAAGCCCGATCCTTACTGCATCATGCGCATTGGCTTGCAGAACTTCAAGACGGAGACCTTTAAGAACACGTCGAATCCGAAGTGGGACGCTTGCAAGGAG tacTTGTGCAGCTCCGACACCAGGTTTGGAAATAAGATTCACTTCGAAGTCTTCGACCATGACCGCATGACCGACGATGATTTTATCTTCAT GACTAATCTGGACTTCCAAGAAATTTGGAAAAATGAAATCGATACG tggCTGCGTCCTACCGAGTCTAATTCGGGCAGCCTTCACATCAAAGCCACTTGGTATGATCTGAGTGACTCCGCTGATTCTCTGCAGATT CAGCTGGAAGAAATGTGCGCCCTGCAACTGCCGACAAAAAAGCCATTGCACAGCGCAGTGCTCGTAGTTTGGGTAGACGCCGCCAAGAATCTC AGTGAGCCAGACACATTCGTGAGGGTCATCGTCGATGACGTGAAGAAGGAATCGACGGTGAGGGAACGCACGAAGGACCCGGTCTACAGGGAGGGCTTCGTGTTCCTGATCCGGAATCCGTGGACGCAGAAACTAAGGCTGGAG gtAATCGACAGAAGACGAACAGAACGTCGTCTAGGCAGAGTGGAGGTGGACCTGAACAGCGTCTTGAATGAGCCCAAGTTGGAGGTCAGAGGGAAGGAGTTCGACCTCCAGGACAGTGGCGATGAAGAGGAAAGGGCAACACTCAAGTTAAACATTATACTGAGG ATTCTAAAGAAAGCTGCCACAGAGACTAACGAAAGAGTTGCTGTTGAATGA
- the LOC113817041 gene encoding extended synaptotagmin-2 isoform X5 gives MSCSGAQSCNRTVLKCYVTFPDMESAEWLNLLIRQLWPSAEQYANELCRNTIGPALRSALEVYKLKSFRFEEVELGQTPPRFTGIKVYDDQALPEVVMDVDCEYFGDGKIKASISDMPIGIEDMQLSGRLRIVMKPLVKDLPLVGGVHVLFLGKPKLSYNLTGTANVLDLPVVKSILYRAVEEQVERLMVMPNKLPIQIVNSIDVADFMCPVPSGVVRLHIIEAENLAKKDIGILNMNKPDPYCIMRIGLQNFKTETFKNTSNPKWDACKEYLCSSDTRFGNKIHFEVFDHDRMTDDDFIFMTNLDFQEIWKNEIDTWLRPTESNSGSLHIKATWYDLSDSADSLQIQLEEMCALQLPTKKPLHSAVLVVWVDAAKNLVSRHRFRKKSEPDTFVRVIVDDVKKESTVRERTKDPVYREGFVFLIRNPWTQKLRLEVIDRRRTERRLGRVEVDLNSVLNEPKLEVRGKEFDLQDSGDEEERATLKLNIILRILKKAATETNERVAVE, from the exons CTGATCCGCCAGCTGTGGCCGAGCGCGGAGCAGTATGCAAATGAGCTGTGCAGAAACACCATTGGGCCGGCCCTCCGCTCGGCCCTCGAGGTGTACAAGCTCAAGTCCTTCCGCTTCGAGGAGGTCGAGCTCGGCCAGACGCCGCCGAGGTTTACGGGGATCAAGGTGTACGATGACCAGGCGCTGCCGGAGGTCGTCATGGATGTGGACTGCGA GTATTTCGGTGACGGCAAGATCAAGGCGAGTATATCGGATATGCCAATCGGGATCGAAGATATGCAG TTGAGTGGGAGGTTACGAATCGTGATGAAGCCTTTGGTGAAGGACCTCCCTCTGGTGGGCGGAGTTCACGTTCTGTTCCTTGGCAAGCCGAAGCTCTCGTACAATCTTACTGGTACTGCCAATGTCCTGGATCTGCCTGTAGTCAA GAGCATCTTGTATAGGGCGGTGGAGGAACAGGTTGAGCGGCTGATGGTGATGCCCAACAAGCTTCCCATACAAATAGTGAATAGTATTGACGTGGCTGACTTTATGTGTCCCGTTCCAAGT GGCGTGGTGCGTCTCCACATCATTGAGGCGGAGAACCTCGCGAAAAAGGACATTGGGATTCTGAACATGAACAAGCCCGATCCTTACTGCATCATGCGCATTGGCTTGCAGAACTTCAAGACGGAGACCTTTAAGAACACGTCGAATCCGAAGTGGGACGCTTGCAAGGAG tacTTGTGCAGCTCCGACACCAGGTTTGGAAATAAGATTCACTTCGAAGTCTTCGACCATGACCGCATGACCGACGATGATTTTATCTTCAT GACTAATCTGGACTTCCAAGAAATTTGGAAAAATGAAATCGATACG tggCTGCGTCCTACCGAGTCTAATTCGGGCAGCCTTCACATCAAAGCCACTTGGTATGATCTGAGTGACTCCGCTGATTCTCTGCAGATT CAGCTGGAAGAAATGTGCGCCCTGCAACTGCCGACAAAAAAGCCATTGCACAGCGCAGTGCTCGTAGTTTGGGTAGACGCCGCCAAGAATCTCGTAAGTCGACATCGCTTTAGAAAAAAG AGTGAGCCAGACACATTCGTGAGGGTCATCGTCGATGACGTGAAGAAGGAATCGACGGTGAGGGAACGCACGAAGGACCCGGTCTACAGGGAGGGCTTCGTGTTCCTGATCCGGAATCCGTGGACGCAGAAACTAAGGCTGGAG gtAATCGACAGAAGACGAACAGAACGTCGTCTAGGCAGAGTGGAGGTGGACCTGAACAGCGTCTTGAATGAGCCCAAGTTGGAGGTCAGAGGGAAGGAGTTCGACCTCCAGGACAGTGGCGATGAAGAGGAAAGGGCAACACTCAAGTTAAACATTATACTGAGG ATTCTAAAGAAAGCTGCCACAGAGACTAACGAAAGAGTTGCTGTTGAATGA
- the LOC113817041 gene encoding extended synaptotagmin-2 isoform X3 encodes MLLPLAFQRALRAEDIGTFTISVQVVKVTFPDMESAEWLNLLIRQLWPSAEQYANELCRNTIGPALRSALEVYKLKSFRFEEVELGQTPPRFTGIKVYDDQALPEVVMDVDCEYFGDGKIKASISDMPIGIEDMQLSGRLRIVMKPLVKDLPLVGGVHVLFLGKPKLSYNLTGTANVLDLPVVKSILYRAVEEQVERLMVMPNKLPIQIVNSIDVADFMCPVPSGVVRLHIIEAENLAKKDIGILNMNKPDPYCIMRIGLQNFKTETFKNTSNPKWDACKEYLCSSDTRFGNKIHFEVFDHDRMTDDDFIFMTNLDFQEIWKNEIDTWLRPTESNSGSLHIKATWYDLSDSADSLQIQLEEMCALQLPTKKPLHSAVLVVWVDAAKNLSEPDTFVRVIVDDVKKESTVRERTKDPVYREGFVFLIRNPWTQKLRLEVIDRRRTERRLGRVEVDLNSVLNEPKLEVRGKEFDLQDSGDEEERATLKLNIILRILKKAATETNERVAVE; translated from the exons CTGATCCGCCAGCTGTGGCCGAGCGCGGAGCAGTATGCAAATGAGCTGTGCAGAAACACCATTGGGCCGGCCCTCCGCTCGGCCCTCGAGGTGTACAAGCTCAAGTCCTTCCGCTTCGAGGAGGTCGAGCTCGGCCAGACGCCGCCGAGGTTTACGGGGATCAAGGTGTACGATGACCAGGCGCTGCCGGAGGTCGTCATGGATGTGGACTGCGA GTATTTCGGTGACGGCAAGATCAAGGCGAGTATATCGGATATGCCAATCGGGATCGAAGATATGCAG TTGAGTGGGAGGTTACGAATCGTGATGAAGCCTTTGGTGAAGGACCTCCCTCTGGTGGGCGGAGTTCACGTTCTGTTCCTTGGCAAGCCGAAGCTCTCGTACAATCTTACTGGTACTGCCAATGTCCTGGATCTGCCTGTAGTCAA GAGCATCTTGTATAGGGCGGTGGAGGAACAGGTTGAGCGGCTGATGGTGATGCCCAACAAGCTTCCCATACAAATAGTGAATAGTATTGACGTGGCTGACTTTATGTGTCCCGTTCCAAGT GGCGTGGTGCGTCTCCACATCATTGAGGCGGAGAACCTCGCGAAAAAGGACATTGGGATTCTGAACATGAACAAGCCCGATCCTTACTGCATCATGCGCATTGGCTTGCAGAACTTCAAGACGGAGACCTTTAAGAACACGTCGAATCCGAAGTGGGACGCTTGCAAGGAG tacTTGTGCAGCTCCGACACCAGGTTTGGAAATAAGATTCACTTCGAAGTCTTCGACCATGACCGCATGACCGACGATGATTTTATCTTCAT GACTAATCTGGACTTCCAAGAAATTTGGAAAAATGAAATCGATACG tggCTGCGTCCTACCGAGTCTAATTCGGGCAGCCTTCACATCAAAGCCACTTGGTATGATCTGAGTGACTCCGCTGATTCTCTGCAGATT CAGCTGGAAGAAATGTGCGCCCTGCAACTGCCGACAAAAAAGCCATTGCACAGCGCAGTGCTCGTAGTTTGGGTAGACGCCGCCAAGAATCTC AGTGAGCCAGACACATTCGTGAGGGTCATCGTCGATGACGTGAAGAAGGAATCGACGGTGAGGGAACGCACGAAGGACCCGGTCTACAGGGAGGGCTTCGTGTTCCTGATCCGGAATCCGTGGACGCAGAAACTAAGGCTGGAG gtAATCGACAGAAGACGAACAGAACGTCGTCTAGGCAGAGTGGAGGTGGACCTGAACAGCGTCTTGAATGAGCCCAAGTTGGAGGTCAGAGGGAAGGAGTTCGACCTCCAGGACAGTGGCGATGAAGAGGAAAGGGCAACACTCAAGTTAAACATTATACTGAGG ATTCTAAAGAAAGCTGCCACAGAGACTAACGAAAGAGTTGCTGTTGAATGA